One window of the Novipirellula caenicola genome contains the following:
- the rplI gene encoding 50S ribosomal protein L9 — protein MPKPKTSTGRSFKRPFKRLPKGANGGIQLLLIHNVEHLGKQGDIVEVKSGYALNYLLPQGLATVATDHHKRMVEKHREKLRALELEKLKSYRDMADELGKQSITIEANANDEGHLYGSVGAHEIVDALKGAGFTLAQDQIRLEGPLKELGLYTVKVHLHSEVDAALKVWVVPTVVTEEV, from the coding sequence ATGCCGAAACCAAAGACTAGCACGGGTCGATCGTTCAAGCGACCATTTAAACGTTTGCCCAAAGGCGCTAACGGTGGCATTCAGCTACTATTGATCCACAATGTCGAACACCTCGGCAAGCAAGGCGACATCGTCGAAGTCAAATCGGGCTACGCGCTGAACTACCTGCTGCCTCAAGGGTTGGCGACCGTTGCCACCGACCACCACAAGCGAATGGTCGAAAAGCACCGCGAAAAACTGCGTGCCTTGGAACTCGAAAAGCTCAAGAGCTACCGCGACATGGCGGACGAGCTCGGCAAGCAATCGATCACGATCGAAGCCAACGCCAACGACGAAGGCCATTTGTACGGCAGCGTCGGAGCTCACGAAATCGTCGACGCCCTCAAGGGTGCCGGTTTCACTTTGGCGCAAGACCAAATCCGTTTGGAAGGTCCGCTGAAGGAACTCGGTTTGTACACCGTCAAGGTGCACTTGCACAGCGAAGTCGACGCGGCACTGAAGGTTTGGGTTGTCCCAACCGTCGTGACCGAAGAAGTCTAA
- the ssb gene encoding single-stranded DNA-binding protein: MASYNRVVLVGNITRDIELKYTTGGTAVTEITIAVNDRRKSATGEWVEETTFVDVTLWGRTAEVASEYLSKGSPILVEGRLKLDMWETDGQKRSKLRVIGERMQMLSGGGGGGGGESRQRSQPQRRDTVQETSYDSHDYQDSHSSGGAAPRATGNPAGQREAQPTGNGPGYDDPDIPF, translated from the coding sequence ATGGCAAGCTATAACCGCGTCGTTTTGGTAGGCAACATTACACGCGATATCGAACTGAAGTACACCACCGGTGGAACCGCAGTCACCGAGATCACGATTGCTGTGAACGACCGCCGAAAGTCAGCTACCGGAGAATGGGTCGAGGAGACAACGTTTGTCGACGTGACGCTTTGGGGGCGAACCGCAGAAGTCGCAAGCGAATACCTGAGCAAGGGATCCCCGATCCTGGTCGAAGGCCGACTGAAATTGGACATGTGGGAAACCGATGGCCAAAAACGCAGCAAGCTGCGAGTGATCGGCGAACGAATGCAAATGTTAAGTGGCGGCGGCGGAGGAGGCGGTGGCGAATCACGCCAACGAAGCCAACCACAACGTCGCGATACGGTCCAAGAAACCAGCTACGATTCACACGATTACCAAGATTCACATTCTTCTGGCGGTGCGGCACCCCGAGCGACGGGCAACCCGGCGGGCCAGCGAGAAGCACAACCGACCGGCAACGGCCCCGGTTACGACGATCCTGACATCCCGTTCTAA